The genomic stretch TAAGGAATCGGGTgtgtggggccggcgttgtggcgcagtgggtgaagctgccacttgtgacacaggCATGCCGGATCagagcgccagttggagtcccagctgttctgcttcccatccagctccctgctggcgtgcgtgggaaagcagcggaagatggcccaagtgcttgggtccctgccacccaggtgggagacctgcgtggagttcctggctcctggcttccacctagacCATCCTTGGCCAttatagccttttggggagtgacccagagaatgggagaactctctctctttctctcgttgCCCtccgtctcctctctctgttactctgcattccaaacaaataaaataaatcttcaagaaaaaaaaaaaaaaagaaagaaaatcaggtgCATTGAGGATGACGGAGGACACAGGCAAGTCTGGTAGGCAACCCCTGACTTAATTTTTCACCCCAAGTACGAGTTGGGGAACAGGCCCTTGTCCTCTGGGGTACACGGGGAAATCAGAGAGTCCAAGTCCCTAGCTCTGGAGGTGACGCTAGACTGGACCAGCTCTGTACAGAccgtcccccccacccctgcccaggccgcacctgcccacctcccctcctGGGGCCTCACCTGCCAGTGGCGGAGAGATGAGGGCTGCGACGCCACTGAGGATGGTGAAGAGGCCCAGGGCGCTGGGGAACCGGTCCATggagacaatgtccatgaggaccTGGAAGATGAGGACGCCGACGCCACTCATGGACACGCTGTACAACAGGCAGTAGCCCACCAGCACCCGGAAGTCAGCTGACACTGTGCACACCAGGTTGGTGAGCCCGTTGAGCAGGACTGCTAGGCAGAACAGGTGCTTGCGGTAGCCGGCAAAGGCCCGCCGGCCCATCAACAGCCCAGCCACGGGCCGCAGGAAGATGTTGCTCAAGCCGATGATGGACATGAGTAGGGCCGACCGGTGCTCGTCCACCCCGTGCCTCACGGCGAATGGGACCAGGAAGACGTGAGGCAGCGGGAAACCCATGATCATCCACATCACGCCCAGGGTGTACACGCAGTAGCCCCGGTTGTGCCGCAGGATGTCGAAGGCCAGGTGGTGCTGGATGGCCTGGCCGCAGGCTGCCAGGCAGCTGTGCACAGGCGTCTTTGAAGGTGGAGGGGGACTTTCCGTGGTCTCAGGGGCCGCGTTGGTGGCCACGGGCCTCAGGAGGGCCCCGCAGACGCAGCAGTGCAGAAAGACCCCGCCGAAGATGAGGAAGGCGCCCCTCCAGCCCAGGTCCTCCAGGAGGTAGCGGGACAACAGCGGCCAGAGGGTGATGCCCAGGGAGGACCCCACTGAGGCCAGTGCATTGGCCAGAGCCCGCCGGCGGACAAAGTAAAAGCCCAGCACTGTGATGCCCGACTGGAAGCTGAAGCTCATGCCCAGGCCTGTAGTGCGAGAGGGGAGACCAGCTCAGGGTCATCCTGGGGCCCTGGAGCATGTGTGCCCCCTTCCGTTCTAGCCAAGACCTGCTTCCAAGACCCCAGGGACCGCCTCGCCACCCCCGCAGGCATCCACCCCTCCAGTCTGTTCTCCTGAGGCTGCCAGGGACAAGCTGGTTCCTCTCAGCATAGCACCAGGCTGATCTTTCAATATAAACTTGCAtctgtttatttgcatttttatctgaaaggcagagagagaaagacagaaatttcccatctgtcgactggctaactccccaaatgcccacagcagccacagctggggcaggctgaaaccaggagtcggGAACTCCAGCCagatcacccacgtgggtggcacggatccaagtacttgagctgtcacctgctgcttcctgggatgcacatcagccggaagctggaatcagaagtggagcccggacttgaagccaggcgctctgatacaggatgcgggTCAAGTCACAAACAGTAACTTAGCCAGCTGTGCCCTCATGGTTACCATCTGAACAAAGAAGAGgacgggcatttggcctggcaattATGACACCTGCCCCATATCAGAGGGAACGGCAAACGTGAAGTCCCGAAGTTCAGGAGCAGCGATGTGGGTGCTAGGTTAGAGGGGCATAACAAGGGCACCAAAGAAGCGGGGTGGAGGTGGGATGGGGGTCCAGCTCTCAGAAGGGtttgtggggaggtggggaggttcggagtgcctggattcatcTCCCTccagtgctgaccctgggaggcagcggcgatgACTCGAttaattgggttcttgtcaccgtGTGGGAGATCTGCTTGAGTTTCTTGTTCctggcttggggagtgaaccagagaatgggaactctctctctctctctctctctctctctgcctctcaaataaaggaaGCAAGGAAAGCCCCCACGGGCCGCCATCACTGCCCCCCAAGAACAGGCCTGTTTTGGGGTCCCCTTGCATCAGGCAGCCACAGAGACACTGCTAGGTCTGCACCTTTGCTCGCCTTCCTCCTGCTCGCTTCTGAACCTGACACCTGCACCAGCCTTACTCCTGTCACTGCCTCTGACGCCCCGGGACTCCAAGCAGGGGAGACGGGCCCTCTCTTTGACACCCTTTACTTGCTTTCTGCGGGGAGGATTCTTGAGTCTCCTTCCACCTCTCTGGTCGCTTCTTCCTGGCCAGACCTCTCACCACCCTCATCGCCCGGTGACAGCAGGCGATCCCGCAACTCACGGCTTCCATGCCGCCATCTCACAGCTCTGAAGCACCGGCTCCGGCTTGGGCCTCCCGCTGAACACCCAACTTGCCCCAGACCTGCTCCTCTCCCACCCACGTTCTCCCAACAGTTAACAGCTGCTGCATCTTCCCAGGGGCTCAGGGCAGTGAGTCTTGGTGTCCCCTGAGAACCTTGGGTCACCCTTGCCTTCTCTTTCGGCACCTCAGGTGCAGACCACCCTGCGcagagccccagccccctcccacctggctcctggctgtgcccctAACCTCCCCGCCTGCGCCTAGCCCGAGGCCTGCAGCGGATTCTCAGTTCCACAGCTGGAGTGATGCTTTACAAaccccagctgcagcacgcctgaactcttccctctgcctgaaCCTCCCCATCTCCCCACAGACCCTTCTAAGAACTGagcccccatcccacctgcaccCTCCTCTTTAGCCCCCTTGTTCAGTTCCCTCTGATCCAGCACCCACATCCCTGCACCTGAACTTGGGGGACTTGGCATTTTGGCCTAGTTCTTAAGAGGCCacttaggccagcgccatggctcacttggctaatcctccgcctgcggcgccagcaccccaggttctagtcctggttggggcgccgggtactagtcccggttgctcctcttccagtccagctctctgctgtggcctgggagggcagcggaggatggcccaagtgcttgggttcctgcacccacatgggagaccaggaggaagcacccggctcctggcttcaggtcggcgcagcgccagctgtggcggccattaggggagtgaaccaatggaaagaagacctttctctctgtctctctctgtctataactctgcctgtcaaataaaaataaaataaaataaagatgccacttgggacacccaccatctacatgggagtcctaggtttgagtcccagctcagctcccaattcctgcttcctgacttgggtccctgccttccatgCAGGaaccccagattgagttctaagctcctgcctcagcctggcacagccccagctgtgcaGCGACTTGGGGAGTTTTCAGtatggataggagatctctctctccctctctctctctctctctctctggtctttaatttaaaaattaataaataaaacaacaaaagcagCAGCTTGCCTGCCCCATCCACTTGTGCCTGGTACTGCTTAGTCGAGATGAAATGACGGTCACCTGTGATGAAGCCTGCCGTGACGTAGAGCTGGCTGAGGGTGCGGGAGAAGGAGCTGGCCACCATGCCCAGGCTGGCCAGCACGCCCCCCAACATCATGGTCACTCGGCAGCCAAAGCGTCCCACCAGGATGCTGCACAGGGGCCCTGTGGGGAAGAgacagccagcaggtggcaggtgaACGAGGTGgtcaggaggtggggagagagtgaTGGTGGGGAAGAGCGATCCAGCCCCGGAGCCTGCTGGCCTGGTTCCTGCCACAGACTGACCACATGGCCCGAGCAGGACCCCAGCcctctctatgcctcagtttccccccccCCACAGAGTGAGGGGTTGGGTTGAGTAACATTTGTTCccccccccggggtggggggacaaCCCAGGCCCTatgctgcactgacccaaagctgACTCCACCCAGGTGAAAGGGGGACTGGCCCACAACCTGAGTGCACACCCCTTGCTAGGGGTCTGTCTGGGTGGGGGGTGCATCCCAAGGCATCTAAAGCAGAGAGAGCGCTCTCAGCCTCTGTTCTGCCTGCCTCCGCTCTGCCCCGAAATCCTCAGGAAGACAGGCCACAGTGCTCCCGCCACCTTCCACCTTGCACCCTTGGGAGGGA from Lepus europaeus isolate LE1 chromosome 18, mLepTim1.pri, whole genome shotgun sequence encodes the following:
- the SLC16A5 gene encoding monocarboxylate transporter 6 isoform X1; protein product: MPQALERADGSWAWVVLLAALATQGLTLGFPSCIGVFFTDLQRDFQASNSETSWFPSILVAMLHAGGPLCSILVGRFGCRVTMMLGGVLASLGMVASSFSRTLSQLYVTAGFITGLGMSFSFQSGITVLGFYFVRRRALANALASVGSSLGITLWPLLSRYLLEDLGWRGAFLIFGGVFLHCCVCGALLRPVATNAAPETTESPPPPSKTPVHSCLAACGQAIQHHLAFDILRHNRGYCVYTLGVMWMIMGFPLPHVFLVPFAVRHGVDEHRSALLMSIIGLSNIFLRPVAGLLMGRRAFAGYRKHLFCLAVLLNGLTNLVCTVSADFRVLVGYCLLYSVSMSGVGVLIFQVLMDIVSMDRFPSALGLFTILSGVAALISPPLAGLLLDASNNFSYVFYLSSFFLISAALFMGGSFYVLRKTEQGRQAKVEGAIREAALPQALSPKGKETSEKQPCLEITYVTSV
- the SLC16A5 gene encoding monocarboxylate transporter 6 isoform X2, whose protein sequence is MVPSGKTTPLPRHRRGQSPSPTASPVCWPLPRWTCLPGSRVTLSPGRACSLGDTGPLCSILVGRFGCRVTMMLGGVLASLGMVASSFSRTLSQLYVTAGFITGLGMSFSFQSGITVLGFYFVRRRALANALASVGSSLGITLWPLLSRYLLEDLGWRGAFLIFGGVFLHCCVCGALLRPVATNAAPETTESPPPPSKTPVHSCLAACGQAIQHHLAFDILRHNRGYCVYTLGVMWMIMGFPLPHVFLVPFAVRHGVDEHRSALLMSIIGLSNIFLRPVAGLLMGRRAFAGYRKHLFCLAVLLNGLTNLVCTVSADFRVLVGYCLLYSVSMSGVGVLIFQVLMDIVSMDRFPSALGLFTILSGVAALISPPLAGLLLDASNNFSYVFYLSSFFLISAALFMGGSFYVLRKTEQGRQAKVEGAIREAALPQALSPKGKETSEKQPCLEITYVTSV
- the SLC16A5 gene encoding monocarboxylate transporter 6 isoform X3; translation: MVPSGKTTPLPRHRRGQSPSPTASPVCWPLPRWTCLPGSRVTLSPGRACSLGDTGLGMSFSFQSGITVLGFYFVRRRALANALASVGSSLGITLWPLLSRYLLEDLGWRGAFLIFGGVFLHCCVCGALLRPVATNAAPETTESPPPPSKTPVHSCLAACGQAIQHHLAFDILRHNRGYCVYTLGVMWMIMGFPLPHVFLVPFAVRHGVDEHRSALLMSIIGLSNIFLRPVAGLLMGRRAFAGYRKHLFCLAVLLNGLTNLVCTVSADFRVLVGYCLLYSVSMSGVGVLIFQVLMDIVSMDRFPSALGLFTILSGVAALISPPLAGLLLDASNNFSYVFYLSSFFLISAALFMGGSFYVLRKTEQGRQAKVEGAIREAALPQALSPKGKETSEKQPCLEITYVTSV